The segment TGCTGCTGAACTTCTGGGCCACCTACTGCGGCCCCTGCAAGATCGAGATGCCGTGGTTCGAGGAGTTGCAGAAGCAATACGCGTCGCAGGGGCTGGTGGTGATCGGCGTGGCCATGGACGACTCCCAGGAGGACGTGGAGAAGTTCGTCAAGGAGATGGGCGTCCACTACACCATCGTGATGGGGCGCGATTCGGTGGCCGACGCCTATGGCGGCGTGCCGTATCTCCCGGGCACGTTCTACATCGACCGCA is part of the Terriglobales bacterium genome and harbors:
- a CDS encoding TlpA disulfide reductase family protein; this translates as MKRNAIVLAIVILAVTFMLYMGRRMAGPPRPGGVKGNALVGEVRGQQAPDFELHSIDGRTIRLSDYRGKAVLLNFWATYCGPCKIEMPWFEELQKQYASQGLVVIGVAMDDSQEDVEKFVKEMGVHYTIVMGRDSVADAYGGVPYLPGTFYIDR